CCGATTGATTAGCAGGAGATCTTTATGCCCAGAGAGCCAGAAGCATCTTGGGAAAATGGGATTCGCAGCGTGCGCCGCGATGAAATGGGGCGTTTGTGTCAGCTACTCGACAACGTATTTTTCGAGGGGCTATCAGATATGCAACCACACGCCTTCAATGACGATAATATGCACAATTTGCGCGTGGTCGTAGAAAACGGCGAAGTCGTATCGCACATCGGCACAATTCGGCGAAACATATCCATTATGGGATGCACACTCCGAGTGGCCTCTCTCGGAGGGGTAGCGACTTACGAAGCCCATCGGGGCAAGGGCCATGCCACGGCACTCTTGCAAGACACCATGCGCCACTGCCGCAAAGATGGCGTGGATTATATCCTGGTATCGGGATATCGCAACATGTACCACCGATATGGGTGTCGATATGTGGGACGAGACAGGATATTTCACATCGCGAGCGAGCAAGCGGGCGACTTTGACGATACAGACTGGACAATAACACAGGCATCAAAAGCAGATGTCGAAACCATTGGAGCCATTTATCGGCGCGACCCCGTGCGCTGGCTGCGCCCGCCTTCGGACATCGCCTTTGGCATAGATGGATGGGTGCAGAACCGCCCCGCAAAAACCTATCTGATTCACCGGGGTGATCAACCCGTTGCCTTTGGGGTCATGCAGCAGGCGCGCGAACGAGATGCAGGACAGGTGTACTTGCTCGATTACGCGGGTGAGCGGTCTGCAATCGTCGGCGCATTGGGCAAATTTATCGACAATCAACATTTGAATCAGCTATCATTGCACGTCAAGAGATTCGACACCGTATTGCACGGCCTGCTCGAAGCGCGCGATTTGACTGGTGAACCAGCCAATCTACCTGGCACGACCATGATCATACACTTTGAACAATTACTCGAAAAAATGCGCCCCTATTTTGTCGAACGAATCGGAGAACACGCCGCCCGGGGGCTGGTATTTCGGGAAGTGGGCGATGAATATCATATCTACTATGGCGACAACCGCGTGGTGGCCGAAAGCCGAGGTGCAGCGGCACAGCTAATTTTTGGAACCCTGGAAGGAACCGAGAACGCGATGTTGGATGCCGGTGGACGCGCCGGTGAGATCCTGCGCGCCTGCCTGCCAATTCCGGGAGTTTGGTACGGGGTGAATCATCTTTGATTTCACTAAATAGCTGCTCAGCATCTCAAACTCTATTTTATCTTGCTATCTGATATTGTGTGCCTTATACTTACGGTGCACATCGAATTCTCACAAACAGTAAGGATATTTTCATGACCGCTCCAGATGGTGATTCCGCAGATATACTCTATGAGCAAGTCCTCGATAATGCGCGTCGGGAAATCGAAGATGCACTGGCTATAATAGACGAATTGCGCCAATCAATCCGCCAGGTAGAAGCCCGGGTCGAAGCCGCCCAATCGATATATAACGCCGTTACGGCGAGATTGAACCTGGAGGATGAACTGACCGAAGAAATACACCTGGACACTCTACCGTCTGTTGAGCCACCTGAAGTAGCGCCAGAACCGTCGCCGCCATCCGAGCCGCCCGAGCCCGAAGAACCCGCGGCGGACGATGAGGCAGAATCTCCATCCGAACAAGATGATGCGCCAGTGCTCTCTGAGGCTGAGAGCGCGCTCATCAGTGAACATCTGCGATCAAAGCGCAAAGGATAAGCACCTACATACTTATCATGTTGACAGAACAGGGCTTCGCATCTTGCAGAACTCCCTGTTCTTTGTATTTTAGGGGATAGATTTTAGAAAATGCAAACACGCCAATCGAAGGAATTTTTATGAGCATGTGTGACACGGAGAAATCCGTTGACGAGATGGACGCCCGGGAACGGGCACGCTACATTGACGATCTGACGCCCAGAGGTGGTTTATATACCGAAGTACAGCGCGAGGTACATCCCCAGTCGAACAGTTCGTGGCGCGTATCGCCCGACCCGTGGTGGCTGCCGCCCCCAGTTCTATCACACCTTGAGGCATTGGGGCAGCATCTCTATCAGTTTTACAAAGCACTGAATCTATTGTATTCGCAAAGTATGAGGGGCATTCAGCCCGCATGGGTCGCGCAGTATCTGGACCAGGGCAAATCT
The nucleotide sequence above comes from Gemmatimonadota bacterium. Encoded proteins:
- a CDS encoding GNAT family N-acetyltransferase → MPREPEASWENGIRSVRRDEMGRLCQLLDNVFFEGLSDMQPHAFNDDNMHNLRVVVENGEVVSHIGTIRRNISIMGCTLRVASLGGVATYEAHRGKGHATALLQDTMRHCRKDGVDYILVSGYRNMYHRYGCRYVGRDRIFHIASEQAGDFDDTDWTITQASKADVETIGAIYRRDPVRWLRPPSDIAFGIDGWVQNRPAKTYLIHRGDQPVAFGVMQQARERDAGQVYLLDYAGERSAIVGALGKFIDNQHLNQLSLHVKRFDTVLHGLLEARDLTGEPANLPGTTMIIHFEQLLEKMRPYFVERIGEHAARGLVFREVGDEYHIYYGDNRVVAESRGAAAQLIFGTLEGTENAMLDAGGRAGEILRACLPIPGVWYGVNHL